Genomic window (Ignavibacteriales bacterium):
CTGGTTTAATTAAGCTTCAGGCAGATGAATCTAAGTTTCAAATAAATTATAAGCTGGAATTAAATCCTGCACAGTATGAAGCTGTAACATCTACAGAAGGCGCTTACTTAGTTATTGCTGGTGCAGGAACCGGAAAGACAAGAACACTCGTCTATCGCGTAGCAAGATTGGTTGAAATGGGTATTGATCCCAAATCCATTTTGCTTTTAACTTTTACCAGGAAAGCCGCAAACGAAATGATGAACCGTGCAGCAATCCTGCTGGATAACCGTTGTTCTAAAATAAATGGAGGAACTTTTCATTCTTTTGCTAATCTTACTTTAAGAAAATACGCTAAAATAGTTGGTCTGGATTCCGGGTTTACTATTCTGGATCAATCCGACAGCGAAGATGTAATTAATTTAATTCGTTCTCAGCTTAATCTAACCGACATCAAGAAAAGATTTCCAAAGAAACAAACAATTAACAAAATATTAAGCTTTAGTGTAAATACAGGAATTCCAGTTGAAAAGATACTAGAAGATGAATACCAGCATTTTTATGAATTCTTAGTATTGATTCTGGAAATTCAAAAAATTTATGCTTCTTATAAAAGTAAAAATAGTTTGCTTGATTATGATGATTTGCTTGTTTACTTAAATCGTTTTTTATCAGAATCCAATTCCGCCTCTAAAACTTTTCTTGCATCAATTAAATATGTAATGGTTGATGAATACCAGGATACAAACAAACTGCAAGCAGAAATTGTGAAAGGATTAACACGCTACAATGATAACGTAATGGTAGTCGGCGATGATTCACAATCAATTTATTCTTTTCGCGGAGCCAATTTCAAGAACATTATGGAATTCCCTTTACTTTACAAGGATGTAAAAATTATTAAGCTTGAAGAGAATTACAGAAGTACACAGGAGATTTTGAATTTTACAAATCATATTATTGATGGAGCAATTGAGAAGTATCAGAAATATCTATTCACAAGAAAAGGAAGCGGTGAACTGCCGGCAATTATTTCTGCAACAACTGAGAATATGCAGTCCAAATTTATTGTTGATAGAATCCTTGAGTTGCGAGAAGAAGGAGTTCCGTTAAAAGATGTTGCTGTTCTTTTCCGCTCTTCTTATTCCTCTTTCGATCTAGAAATTGAATTGAATAAGGCGAACATTCCTTTCCAGAAATTTGGCGGAATGAAATTTATAGAAACTGCGCATGTAAAAGATGTTCTTGCATTCCTTCGCATTGCAGCAAATCCAAGTGATGTTGTAAGCTGGTTTAGAATTTTACTATTGCACGAAGGTGTTGGACCAAAAACAGCACAAAAAATCCTGGACGAAATTTCATCCTCCCGCCTTACAATAAAAGCAAATCCGGAAGCGCTTGTTTCCTCAAAGTATAATGATAAAATAGTTAAGCTGTTTGTTTTGCTTAATACAATTCACACCAGGGAAATGACTCCAACTGAAAAAGCTGAAATGGTTATGGAGTATTATCAACCATTCTTTAATGCAAAGTATGATGATTTTAATAAACGGAAAAAAGATTTGGATATTTTCCTTAACATCACCCAAAATTATAAAAACCTTGATTCGCTGCTTGCTGATATGGCTTTAGATCCACCATTGGATAGTGTTACCGATGTTGATGCTGGTGATAAAGAAGATGAATTTGTTACATTGTCAACAATTCATTCGGCAAAGGGATTGGAGTGGCATTCCGTTTTTATAATTCACGCGATGGAAGGATTCTTTCCCATTAGTCAGGCGTTTGATAATATTGAAGCATTAGAAGAAGAACGAAGATTAATGTATGTTGCATCCACAAGGGCAAAACAAAATCTTTACATTTCTTACCCGATGAATATTTTTGATAGAGAAAGAGGTGTTACTTTTTCTAAACCTTCACGGTTTATTGCCGGCATTAATGAAGAACTTGCTGAAGAATGGCTGCTGGAAGAAGATTTTTGATTTATGAGTGCGGATTGCGGAATGTAGAATGAAACTGAGATCAAAGGAAAATCAATAATTTCTTTTAACAATTGGAATTTTGGATTAAGAATTTGGTGCTTATTTGGGATTTGGAAATTATAATTTGGTATTATAAACAAAACCCGGCTCATTTGAACCGGGTTTTAATTTTGGAAGGATTATTAATTGTAGATTATTTCAATCCGCAATCACCAATCTGTTATCTGCAATTTTATTTAACCAACATCATCTTCTTTGCTTGAACAAAACTACCTGCAGTAATCTTATAGAAGTATGTTCCATTTGCAAGATTGCTTGCATTGAAATCTACTGTATATGTTCCAGCTGATTGAACTTCATTTACCAACTCAATTACAAGTTCGCCAGTGATTGAGTAAACATCTAATGTTACTTTGCTATCAACTGGTATTGTATAATTGATTTTTGTTGTTGGGTTAAATGGATTTGGATAATTCTGGCTCAACTCAAATTTATTTGGCTGTTTAGTAGCAACTTCAACTTCTGAAGAATAATTGTATGAACCATTCAGATCAATTTGTTTCAAACGATAAGAAACTTTTTCAATCTGGCGAACATTATTATCAACAAAAGAATATTGATTTATATTTGATGAAGTACCTGCACCTTTAACATAACCAACTTTTTCCCAGTCTCCATTTGCTTTTCTTTCAACCTGGAAGCCCTGGTTGTTAGTTTCTGTTGCAGTTTTCCAATTTAATGTAACAACAGAATTAGAGTACTGTGCATTGAATGCTACTAGTTCCACAGGAACTACATCTAAATTTTCATCTGCACCAATGTCTGGTGTTGCTTTTCTTAATTCATTATCAATATCTGTTGTAATGCCAGGAATAGCAATTCCCTTACCAACAACTGGTGATAAATTTGAAGATAAATGTAAATCGGTAGCTGAAGTAAATCCTGGATTAACTGCCAAACTATGTGCATCCTGGGCTGCTACTTGCCAAGCTGCTAAGTTAGCATACGATGTACCTTGATAATTGACAAAATTCTGATTGGAGAGTAAATCATTATAATCTGAAGTCAGCACTGAGGTAGCCGGAATCATACCAATGGCGGAGGAGCCAACATTACCTGAGTGATTGTTTATGATAATATTGTTTTTCAGATCAATATTAACCGGACCTGTACCATTTGTGTGGTTTCCGATACCATAGCTCACAAGCGTAGATGCATTATCATTGATCACTATTGTATTAAAATAAACTTTAAGATTACCCATATTACCTGCTGAACGTAATCCGATGCCATACGTAGAACGTGTTTCATTCGAGGCGCCTACATTGATAATGTTATTGACGACACTTATACTATCCGTTGCATCAAAACTATTTCCGGCAAAGGCAATACCGACAAGATAGGCACTGGCATTAATAGTTTTTTCAAGACAGTTGATTGTATTTTCCTTAATGACTATACTACCTGAAGCACCAGTAATATAAATTCCATGATTATAGGAATCCGTAGCTCCGGCAGTGGTAGGAAGCAGGTTTATCGTATTGCCAATTATTTCACTTTCGGTGAGGTAAAGAGAAGTAACACCGCGTGTTCCACAATAAATCTCATTATTCACGAAGCTAAATTGGTTTGGTGCAGTAGTACCCCAAGGAGCAAGTCCATCACGTCGTACTGGCCGCGTTGCTGTACCGATTTGGCAATTCTCAACCCGTAAACCCCAAACACCGTCTTTGTCATTAATAACTGCACCGTATCTGAAATTTGTAGTTACATTATCAAGATTCTTGATAATGAGGTTTTTAAGAACAACGGTATCTGCATTTGAGGTATTCAAACCAAAAGGAACTGCGACGGCATCAGTTTCTGTTGTAACGATAAGGTTACGGCTTGTTGATCCATTATTACTTCCATCAAATGTTACATAACCTTTGTCGAAACCAATCATCTGGATGCCATTACCCATTGACGTACCGGGTGCTACAATTAAGCAAACATTTCTTCCGGGTGCTGGTTTAATAACAACATTATTAGCAGCCGACAAAGGTGCATTAAAAGTAAAGCTATTTTCCCTTAATGTGTCTGCATCTAATAGAAAGTTTACTGTTCCGGTAACCCCAATTAAATTTAATGAAGTAACAGCATCATTAAGGGTTGCAAATCCTTGCGGATTTGAACCTTGAGGAATATAATAATTGCCACTAAGAACATTTTTTAGCCAAGTTGTTTGGATTCTAAACTCGTCAATAGTAAATGTAGGTGCAGCAGTAGCATTTCCCTGGCGAAGTGTTATATAACCAAGATCTGTTGCATCGGTTTTACCTGGAAAAGTGTAAGGACCTACCTCCGGAGTTACAGGTTCCGTAGTTGGAAAAGAAGCTTCGGTTATTACATAAACGCTAACGGCATCATCTGTAGCATCAACTGTATTAAAAGTATATTTTACGCAAACTGGATATGTTTGGTTAAAATTTAATACAGTGCTTCCATATAATGCACCACCAGAAACTTCATTATTTTTGCTTATACCTAATACAAATCCGGCTCCAGATGCTTTTGAATGTAAACGTGCATAATAATTTGTTTGAGCAGTTGATTGTGATAGTGCAATAAAATAATCACCTGTTTGTGATGCAGAGAAATTAACTAAAAAGAATAGATAAACACTCCCTGAATCTTCAGGTGTAAATGCTTTATAATCATCTTCACCACTTGTTGTCATTGCAAGAGCATTTCCTTTTACACCAGGATAATTAGGGAAAGTAAGTCCTGGACTTACAACTGTTAAAGGATTTGAAGTATTTGTTCCACTGAGCACCCAACCTGGGGTTGGTGTTGCAGTAATAAGTGTACCTGCATCATAAGCGAAACTTTCTTCTAGAAGAGCTTGAGCGAAGAATTGACTAGAGACAAGAATTACTAAGAGAAGTACGATTTTTTTCATAGGTAGCTCCATTTTATTATTCTATAAAAAATTAATTTAGAGACTGCAATTTAAAACGAAAAGTAACCACTTTTACAATCTTTCCTTTTTACGAAGTGAATATATAAATATAAATTTTTATTGTAAACATATATCTCAAACTAATTTTGGTTTGGATGTTAATATTTAGGTGGGAGATGAATATATTACGTTATCAACAATTTATTCTGTAAAAGGATTAGAATTATTTCTGTATTCAAATAATATGATGCGTTGAATTATCATAATTAATCTGGTAATTGGGATGTAAAATAAAAACCCGGTTCAAATGAACCGGGTTTTGTTTTGAAAAGATTTTGGATTATTTCAATCCGCAATCACCAATCTGTTATCTGCAATTTTATTTAACCAACATCATCTTCTTTGCTTGAATAAAATTACCAGCGGAAATCTTATAGAAGTATGTTCCATTTGCAAGATTGCTTGCATTGAAATCTACTGTATATGTTCCAGCTGTCTGTAATTCATTAACTAACTCAATTACAAGTTCGCCAGTGATTGAGTAAACAGCTAATGTTACTTTGCTATCAACTGGTATTGTATAATTGATCTTTGTTGTTGGGTTAAATGGATTAGGATAATTCTGACTCAACTCAAATTTATTTGGCTGTTGTGTTGCAACTTCAACTTCTGAAGAATAATTGTATGAACCATTCAGATCAATTTGTTTCAAACGATAAGAAACTTTTTCAACCTGGGGAACATTATTATCAACATAAGAATACTGATTTATATTTGATGAAGTACCTGCACCTTTAACATAACCAACTTTTTCCCAGTTTCCGTTTGCTTTTCTTTCAACCTGGAAGCCCTGGTTGTTAGTTTCTGTTGCAGTTTTCCAGTTTAATGTAACAATGGAATTAGAGAATTGTGCATTAAATGCAACAAGCTCAACTGGAACTAATCCTGGAATTTCATCTGCACCAAGTTCTGGAGGTGTATCCCGATCCTGTCCATCAATATCTTTTGTAATTGTAGAAATCGGTGTTCCCTTTCCCATAACAAGAGAAGTATTTACTGCTAAGTGTAAATCAGTAGTAGAAACAAATTGTGGATCAACACTAATACTATGGGAATCTAATTGTGAAGCTGTTGTCCAATCTGAAAGCAATGGTGTTGGTGCATTTTGCCAATATCCTGCATAACCTGTAGCAGATGATGTACCAAAATCATTGTAATCAGAAACTAAAGTACCAGCAACTCCTCTACGATAAACTCCGTATACACTATCGGTAGCTTCCTGAGAGAAAATTATATTATTTTTTAGAGCAACAGTCCCATTACTAACATAAATTCCTCTATAACCCAAAACTCCAGTACCACGGATTATTGCTATTTCTGGTAATAATATGCTATTGAAGTAAGCATTTACTGTCGCAGCAGCAGACTCTGTTCGAATACCATATAATTGGCAGTTAGGATTTGCGGCTACAGTGGTTGTGGCAAAACCATAAATCATATTATTATAAATATTATAAGTACCCCCTGAACTAACATTAATAGCATTTATACCGTAATCACCTGCATCTTTATTCCCTGTTGAGAGTAGGGAAAATTTATTATTATAAATATTTATAACCGCAGATGGATCAATAGTTAAAGACAATACCGCGGAACTCGAAAACCCAGTAGTAGTTTGATTTACCAAAATTTCATTATTATAAATATCAGTATTTCCACCTGTATTTATCATAATGCCTCTTGTTCTACCAGTTATTTTACAATTTCTTATAACACAACCTTGTGAGAATGATGTCCAAGTAGGGCTACCTGAAAAGCTATTTGTTATGGAAAACGCCTGAGCAGCATTACCATTATTACAAAGTATATCGCAATTATCCACAAGGATTGAGTCTGGTGTAGAAAATACGGCTGGTGTACCACCATATCTGTTTACAAATGTTACACCATATATACTGCTTCCAGTTGCTCCTAAAGTTCTTACAATGCAATTTTTAATGATACAATGATTTACATCGCCCATTAATGTAATAGTGTGGGCGCCTGAAAAGGATGTAGAAGGAGAAAGGAAAGTTAAATCTCTACTCGTTCCTCCAACTATATTAGAACCATCTATTACTATATTTTCTGTTTTAACCATACCATAATTATTAGCTGAAGTAACTGCTAAATTGGGGCAACCTATTACCAGGTTCCCTGTGCGTCCAGCATTATCTGTAGTTTTGGTAAAAGTGATAGTAGGCTGTATTCCCTCGGCAGGCTTAAAAGTAATTGTAAATCCATTTGTATTTAATCCTAATCCAACATTCGCTGGTTCGGGTATATCACTACAAATAAGAAATGTACAATCCCCAATAATTATATTAGTATTTAAAGCAGTACAGGCAGCAAATAATGTAAGATATTCAGGATCACCACCTCCTGGTCTGGTACCAGCAACGCCAACATAATATGTCCCCGATAAAAATTGTGCAAATAGCCACGAGTTAGTTATTAAAGTAAAACAGATTATCAGTAGAATCTTTTTCATGAGCAACTCCATTTTTTGTTCTATTTTTAATTCTATAAAAAAATAATTTCCAGTCTAAAAGAATAAGAACGAAAGACAATCTACAACAAAAAGTAATCTATCTTTTATTTTACGAAGTGAATATATATATATTTTGTTTTATAGTAAACAAATATTTTAGTCTTTTTTAAGTTTTTTTGTTAAATGGAATTGCTGATAGGTGTTTTGCTATAATGAGTAAAACACAGATTTCAATTGGAAATTTCTGGATTGATCTTGCTACTAATTATTATAAGGTTTGGTTTAATCTAAAAAGTCAAATTTCATTATTGCCTTTCCCACAAACCTGCCTCTACAATAGCAGGCTGTTGCATAACTTGTTAATCACTCATCCCGAGTGAAGTCGAGGGATGATTTTGCGTTATTTCCGTAGTTCAACTAAGCTTACCACAAT
Coding sequences:
- a CDS encoding ATP-dependent helicase yields the protein MVKKYHIKKIEPSGLIKLQADESKFQINYKLELNPAQYEAVTSTEGAYLVIAGAGTGKTRTLVYRVARLVEMGIDPKSILLLTFTRKAANEMMNRAAILLDNRCSKINGGTFHSFANLTLRKYAKIVGLDSGFTILDQSDSEDVINLIRSQLNLTDIKKRFPKKQTINKILSFSVNTGIPVEKILEDEYQHFYEFLVLILEIQKIYASYKSKNSLLDYDDLLVYLNRFLSESNSASKTFLASIKYVMVDEYQDTNKLQAEIVKGLTRYNDNVMVVGDDSQSIYSFRGANFKNIMEFPLLYKDVKIIKLEENYRSTQEILNFTNHIIDGAIEKYQKYLFTRKGSGELPAIISATTENMQSKFIVDRILELREEGVPLKDVAVLFRSSYSSFDLEIELNKANIPFQKFGGMKFIETAHVKDVLAFLRIAANPSDVVSWFRILLLHEGVGPKTAQKILDEISSSRLTIKANPEALVSSKYNDKIVKLFVLLNTIHTREMTPTEKAEMVMEYYQPFFNAKYDDFNKRKKDLDIFLNITQNYKNLDSLLADMALDPPLDSVTDVDAGDKEDEFVTLSTIHSAKGLEWHSVFIIHAMEGFFPISQAFDNIEALEEERRLMYVASTRAKQNLYISYPMNIFDRERGVTFSKPSRFIAGINEELAEEWLLEEDF
- a CDS encoding T9SS type A sorting domain-containing protein — encoded protein: MKKIVLLLVILVSSQFFAQALLEESFAYDAGTLITATPTPGWVLSGTNTSNPLTVVSPGLTFPNYPGVKGNALAMTTSGEDDYKAFTPEDSGSVYLFFLVNFSASQTGDYFIALSQSTAQTNYYARLHSKASGAGFVLGISKNNEVSGGALYGSTVLNFNQTYPVCVKYTFNTVDATDDAVSVYVITEASFPTTEPVTPEVGPYTFPGKTDATDLGYITLRQGNATAAPTFTIDEFRIQTTWLKNVLSGNYYIPQGSNPQGFATLNDAVTSLNLIGVTGTVNFLLDADTLRENSFTFNAPLSAANNVVIKPAPGRNVCLIVAPGTSMGNGIQMIGFDKGYVTFDGSNNGSTSRNLIVTTETDAVAVPFGLNTSNADTVVLKNLIIKNLDNVTTNFRYGAVINDKDGVWGLRVENCQIGTATRPVRRDGLAPWGTTAPNQFSFVNNEIYCGTRGVTSLYLTESEIIGNTINLLPTTAGATDSYNHGIYITGASGSIVIKENTINCLEKTINASAYLVGIAFAGNSFDATDSISVVNNIINVGASNETRSTYGIGLRSAGNMGNLKVYFNTIVINDNASTLVSYGIGNHTNGTGPVNIDLKNNIIINNHSGNVGSSAIGMIPATSVLTSDYNDLLSNQNFVNYQGTSYANLAAWQVAAQDAHSLAVNPGFTSATDLHLSSNLSPVVGKGIAIPGITTDIDNELRKATPDIGADENLDVVPVELVAFNAQYSNSVVTLNWKTATETNNQGFQVERKANGDWEKVGYVKGAGTSSNINQYSFVDNNVRQIEKVSYRLKQIDLNGSYNYSSEVEVATKQPNKFELSQNYPNPFNPTTKINYTIPVDSKVTLDVYSITGELVIELVNEVQSAGTYTVDFNASNLANGTYFYKITAGSFVQAKKMMLVK
- a CDS encoding T9SS type A sorting domain-containing protein encodes the protein MKKILLIICFTLITNSWLFAQFLSGTYYVGVAGTRPGGGDPEYLTLFAACTALNTNIIIGDCTFLICSDIPEPANVGLGLNTNGFTITFKPAEGIQPTITFTKTTDNAGRTGNLVIGCPNLAVTSANNYGMVKTENIVIDGSNIVGGTSRDLTFLSPSTSFSGAHTITLMGDVNHCIIKNCIVRTLGATGSSIYGVTFVNRYGGTPAVFSTPDSILVDNCDILCNNGNAAQAFSITNSFSGSPTWTSFSQGCVIRNCKITGRTRGIMINTGGNTDIYNNEILVNQTTTGFSSSAVLSLTIDPSAVINIYNNKFSLLSTGNKDAGDYGINAINVSSGGTYNIYNNMIYGFATTTVAANPNCQLYGIRTESAAATVNAYFNSILLPEIAIIRGTGVLGYRGIYVSNGTVALKNNIIFSQEATDSVYGVYRRGVAGTLVSDYNDFGTSSATGYAGYWQNAPTPLLSDWTTASQLDSHSISVDPQFVSTTDLHLAVNTSLVMGKGTPISTITKDIDGQDRDTPPELGADEIPGLVPVELVAFNAQFSNSIVTLNWKTATETNNQGFQVERKANGNWEKVGYVKGAGTSSNINQYSYVDNNVPQVEKVSYRLKQIDLNGSYNYSSEVEVATQQPNKFELSQNYPNPFNPTTKINYTIPVDSKVTLAVYSITGELVIELVNELQTAGTYTVDFNASNLANGTYFYKISAGNFIQAKKMMLVK